Proteins encoded together in one Impatiens glandulifera chromosome 1, dImpGla2.1, whole genome shotgun sequence window:
- the LOC124912840 gene encoding ubiquitin-conjugating enzyme E2 D1-like, translating into MEHQPEDQSLQIRESLFKIDMFDGDDDQSLQFWQSLFKIDMFGDGQEEEKSESFARERLEMEMKDINDNPPTHISYGPVDSDDLFNWKGTVTGALDSPYEGGIFYLSLRFPLDYPFNPPTVKFITKVYHPCIDEKDGRIDHMDILYEKWSPVLTVKKLMLSIASFLSHPDVTNANANGNYIAQIYLDDTKTFRENARKWTFQYAMS; encoded by the exons ATGGAACATCAACCAGAAGATCAATCATTACAAATTAGGGAGTCTCTGTTTAAGATCGACATGTTTGATGGTGATGATGATCAATCATTACAATTTTGGCAGTCTCTGTTTAAGATCGACATGTTTGGTGATGGACAGGAGGAAGAGAAAAGTGAGAGTTTTGCGAGGGAGAGGCTTGAGATGGAGATGAAAGATATAAACGATAATCCGCCTACCCATATCAGCTACGGTCCTGTTGATTCTGATGATTTGTTCAATTGGAAAGGAACCGTTACAGGGGCATTGGATAGTCCTTATGAGGGTGGAATTTTCTATCTTTCTCTTCGTTTCCCTCTTGATTATCCTTTCAATCCTCCAACTGTCAAATTCATCACCAAG GTTTATCATCCATGTATTGATGAGAAAGATGGGAGAATTGATCATATGGATATTTTGTACGAGAAATGGAGTCCTGTACTAACTGTAAAGAAGCTGATGCTTTCTATCGCTTCATTCCTATCTCATCCCGATGTTACCAATGCAAATGCAAATGGAAATTACATTGCTCAAATCTATCTTGACGATACGAAAACTTTTCGAGAAAATGCAAGGAAATGGACATTCCAGTATGCCATGAGTtag